TGTCTTGATGGATGCCCAATTTTTAAATCATGTATGGATTACTTTGAAAAGACTTTGTATAGGTCTTTTTGGAGCAATTTTGTTAGGGAGTATTTTAGGGATTGCAATAGGTGAATGTAAAAGAATAAAGTATTTATTCGAGCCTGTATTTCATATTATACAGGCTACACCACCTATATCATGGTTAGCTCTTGGAATTATTTGGTTTGGATTGGATGGTCAGGCTACTGTATTTATTGTATTTATTGCAAGTATACCCATAATGATTATTAATATTGTAGAAGGGTTTGAAAATATTGATCCTAAGCTGACTGAAATGGCAAGGATTTTTCATTTTCAAAACAAGGATGTATTATTTGATATTATACTTCCATCATTGAAATCTTATTTTAAATCTGGAATAACTATAGCTGTTGGATTAGGATGGAAATTAGTGATAATGGGGGAAGTTCTAAGCTCTAGCACTGGTATAGGAGCACAAATTACGAATGCACGATTAAATATTGAAACAAGCAAGGTACTAGCATGGACTATCATTGTCATTTTATTAGGATTTTTATCTCAAAAGTTAATAGACTTTGTATTCGATTTTGGAAATAAGGGGATAGAGCATAATGATTTTACAAATGAACAAA
The DNA window shown above is from Clostridiisalibacter paucivorans DSM 22131 and carries:
- a CDS encoding ABC transporter permease: MKASITKNNRDIFKTIISILVLWGGLSMIYSPIILPGPIKTLQDVWNVLMDAQFLNHVWITLKRLCIGLFGAILLGSILGIAIGECKRIKYLFEPVFHIIQATPPISWLALGIIWFGLDGQATVFIVFIASIPIMIINIVEGFENIDPKLTEMARIFHFQNKDVLFDIILPSLKSYFKSGITIAVGLGWKLVIMGEVLSSSTGIGAQITNARLNIETSKVLAWTIIVILLGFLSQKLIDFVFDFGNKGIEHNDFTNEQNRKKFWKFFCIKRFFAKG